In one Bacteroidota bacterium genomic region, the following are encoded:
- a CDS encoding redoxin domain-containing protein, with protein MNTLKIGDIAPAFTLYNSEKKEISLADFKGKNVVILFFPLAFTSTCTAELCGVRDDIANYQRLDAEVLAISVDTPHTLAKFKEEQHFNFNVLSDFNKEASTAYGSIYETFVLGMRGVSKRSAFVVDKAGVIQYAEVLESAGDVPNLEAVKATLAGLSK; from the coding sequence ATGAATACATTAAAAATTGGCGACATTGCCCCTGCATTTACTTTGTATAACTCTGAAAAGAAAGAAATTTCTTTGGCGGATTTTAAAGGAAAAAACGTGGTAATTCTGTTTTTCCCGCTGGCATTTACCAGTACATGTACGGCTGAGCTTTGCGGCGTACGCGATGATATTGCCAACTACCAACGCTTAGATGCTGAGGTTTTGGCTATATCGGTAGATACCCCACACACGCTTGCCAAGTTTAAAGAAGAACAGCATTTTAACTTTAATGTGCTTTCTGACTTCAATAAAGAAGCGTCAACTGCTTACGGCAGTATATACGAAACTTTTGTATTGGGTATGCGCGGTGTATCTAAACGTTCAGCGTTTGTAGTTGATAAAGCCGGCGTTATACAATATGCTGAAGTGCTTGAAAGTGCAGGCGATGTGCCCAACCTTGAAGCGGTAAAAGCTACCCTTGCAGGTTTAAGCAAGTAA
- a CDS encoding glycosyltransferase family 2 protein, with protein sequence MINGKKLVIVLPAYNAALTLEKTYREIPFDIVDEVVLVDDASKDETSEKGRELGIKHVIKHPKNRGYGGNQKTCYTKALELGADIIIMLHPDYQYTPKLITAMASIIANEVYPVVYGSRILGKGALKGGMPIYKYIFNRCLTLFQNVLINQKLSEYHTGYRAFSAEIFKKIDIEANSDDFVYDNQMTAQIFMAGFDIAEVTCPTKYFDEASSINFRRSSIYGLGVLLTSIQYRLQKMGIAKFKYLTVK encoded by the coding sequence ATGATAAACGGAAAAAAACTGGTAATTGTGCTGCCTGCATACAATGCGGCCCTAACCCTTGAGAAAACCTACCGCGAAATACCTTTTGATATTGTGGATGAGGTGGTATTGGTAGATGATGCCAGTAAAGATGAAACCTCTGAAAAGGGCAGAGAATTAGGTATTAAGCACGTAATTAAACACCCAAAAAACCGTGGATATGGCGGCAACCAAAAAACCTGCTATACCAAGGCATTAGAGCTGGGTGCTGATATTATTATTATGCTGCACCCCGACTACCAATATACCCCCAAACTGATTACTGCTATGGCCAGCATTATTGCCAACGAGGTATATCCCGTAGTATATGGCAGCCGTATTTTGGGTAAAGGCGCATTAAAAGGCGGTATGCCGATATATAAGTACATCTTTAACCGTTGCCTTACGTTGTTCCAAAACGTACTGATAAACCAAAAACTGAGCGAATACCACACAGGCTACCGCGCGTTTAGTGCTGAGATTTTTAAGAAAATTGATATTGAGGCCAACAGCGATGATTTTGTGTACGATAACCAAATGACGGCTCAGATTTTTATGGCCGGGTTTGATATTGCCGAGGTTACCTGCCCTACTAAGTATTTTGATGAAGCCTCTTCGATAAACTTCCGTCGCAGTTCTATTTACGGATTAGGAGTACTGCTTACCTCTATACAATACCGCTTGCAAAAAATGGGTATTGCTAAGTTTAAGTACCTAACGGTAAAATAA
- a CDS encoding T9SS type A sorting domain-containing protein translates to MNLRRIYITLFFACIAFGLKAQGGCRFHGNWDLLVSQKKSGAANKFEVRKYSINLDIRNTSTKTIKGYTDVTIVSKENGLSTIKLDLLKLTVNKIWAGPDSLTYLYNDTALLISLKTPLNTNDSQVVRVEYEGKPQTDKKWGGFYFSGVYAFNLGVGFDANPHNFGRVWFPCVDEFTSRSLYDFVITTDGTNRAMCNGTLINRTDNFDGSTTWYWQLNTPIPTYLASVAVAPYGVIEDSYAALSGPTPITLAAHPNDTAKMRASFTNLKGAFEGFEKWYGPHRFERVGFNAVPFSGGAMEHATNIAYPLFAIDGTLSQETLMAHEFAHHWWGDNTTCRTQEDMWLNEGWASYSEKLFLEHIYGKKRYNEAIMDNHFEVLRRAHLTDGQPWPVSGVPHAYTYGDHVYKKGASVVHSLRGYMGDADFMAGIKAFQNVKKLSDVSSEDLKTTLQAHTSANLTAFFDNWVYTAGFTAFSAYITNTVQNGSNYTCTAKVNQQLRFTNKLYKDVPLVVSFISDKGDVYNLPIKLNLADTQVIATMLFAPKMVVTDRDARLSDAVTENEYWVKSNSGYYFNGTFLNVVVNANALADSALMRVEHHWTAPVSGAIPYPNLYASGSRYWRISGTWSDTLLNATTILQYDGSTPGGFTSGWLDNDLIKTTEDSLVLLYRPDPRSAWFIYPHYTITTGNKLDKRGNITLNGIKKGEYVFAMFDKTLGGITNPEEIKDGKLNIYPNPTDGQVKIEFDDVYNKQQLLITDNAGRKVEEVHLYPGQNFVEVDTDEWAAGIYYVNLGKHLSKKLVVK, encoded by the coding sequence ATGAACTTGAGGAGAATATACATTACACTGTTTTTTGCATGCATTGCATTTGGCCTAAAAGCGCAAGGGGGCTGCCGTTTTCACGGCAATTGGGATTTACTTGTCTCACAAAAAAAATCGGGCGCAGCTAACAAATTTGAGGTGCGTAAATACAGCATTAACCTTGATATACGTAATACATCAACCAAAACCATTAAGGGATATACCGATGTAACCATCGTATCAAAAGAAAACGGACTTTCGACCATTAAACTTGATTTGTTGAAACTAACGGTAAACAAAATTTGGGCAGGTCCCGATTCTCTTACCTATTTATACAACGATACCGCACTATTGATTTCACTTAAAACCCCTTTAAACACCAACGACAGTCAAGTAGTGCGTGTTGAATACGAGGGCAAGCCCCAAACCGATAAAAAATGGGGAGGGTTTTATTTTTCAGGGGTATATGCGTTTAACCTTGGGGTAGGCTTTGATGCCAATCCCCATAATTTCGGGCGGGTGTGGTTTCCTTGTGTAGATGAGTTTACCAGTCGTTCGTTGTATGACTTTGTAATTACCACCGACGGTACCAACCGCGCCATGTGCAACGGCACATTGATAAACAGAACCGATAATTTTGACGGTAGCACAACTTGGTACTGGCAATTAAACACACCCATACCTACTTACCTAGCTTCGGTAGCTGTTGCCCCTTACGGGGTGATAGAAGATTCGTATGCGGCTTTATCAGGCCCAACGCCAATTACACTTGCTGCACATCCTAACGATACTGCTAAAATGAGAGCATCGTTCACCAATTTAAAAGGAGCATTTGAAGGATTTGAAAAATGGTACGGTCCACACCGTTTCGAAAGGGTAGGGTTTAATGCAGTACCTTTTAGTGGCGGCGCGATGGAACACGCAACCAATATTGCATACCCGCTGTTTGCCATTGACGGCACGCTGAGTCAGGAAACTTTGATGGCTCATGAGTTTGCCCACCATTGGTGGGGCGATAACACCACCTGCCGTACCCAAGAAGATATGTGGTTGAATGAGGGATGGGCATCGTACTCTGAGAAGTTGTTTTTAGAACACATATACGGCAAAAAACGATACAACGAGGCTATAATGGACAATCACTTTGAGGTATTGCGCCGTGCCCATTTAACCGACGGACAACCCTGGCCCGTAAGTGGTGTTCCCCATGCCTACACCTACGGTGACCACGTGTACAAGAAAGGAGCAAGTGTAGTGCATAGCTTACGCGGCTACATGGGCGATGCTGATTTTATGGCAGGTATCAAGGCATTTCAGAATGTTAAAAAACTATCAGATGTGAGCAGCGAGGATTTAAAAACCACATTGCAAGCACATACATCGGCCAACCTTACTGCGTTTTTTGATAATTGGGTATATACAGCCGGGTTCACAGCATTTTCAGCGTATATAACCAATACCGTGCAAAACGGCAGCAACTATACCTGCACTGCAAAAGTGAATCAGCAACTACGCTTTACCAATAAGTTGTACAAAGATGTGCCTTTGGTGGTATCCTTTATCAGTGATAAGGGCGATGTATATAATCTACCTATAAAACTAAACCTTGCCGATACCCAAGTGATAGCCACCATGCTCTTTGCCCCTAAAATGGTGGTTACCGACCGTGATGCAAGACTTAGCGATGCGGTTACTGAAAACGAGTATTGGGTGAAAAGTAACTCAGGGTATTATTTTAACGGCACGTTTTTGAATGTGGTTGTAAACGCAAATGCTTTGGCTGATAGCGCGTTGATGCGTGTTGAACACCACTGGACGGCTCCGGTAAGCGGAGCAATACCTTATCCTAACTTATATGCTTCGGGTAGCAGGTATTGGCGCATATCAGGCACATGGAGTGATACCTTGCTAAACGCAACAACAATATTGCAGTATGATGGCAGCACGCCCGGCGGATTTACGAGCGGCTGGCTGGATAATGACTTGATAAAAACCACTGAGGACAGTTTGGTATTGTTGTACCGTCCCGACCCAAGAAGCGCATGGTTTATATACCCTCACTACACAATCACAACGGGTAACAAATTGGATAAACGCGGAAATATTACCTTAAACGGAATTAAAAAAGGGGAGTACGTGTTTGCCATGTTTGATAAAACATTGGGTGGAATAACTAACCCTGAAGAAATAAAGGATGGTAAACTAAACATTTACCCAAA
- a CDS encoding sterol desaturase family protein: MSEYLVYITTPLYAVFILGELLYSHFHHLRLYSGKDFFTNLGLGILGACFDFLMIGVCFGVLNYIAANYALIHIQNPVLRWVGVFLIQDFCFYWLHRVEHYCRFFWAVHANHHSSNLFNLSVALRSSVLQPLYRYMFFLPCGLLGFTGQEVMFIYAVNQAYAFFVHTKLVGKLGWYEQIFVTPSHHRVHHGSNPQYLDKNMGQVLIIWDKIFGTYAEENEEVEFGLTTKLDTFFLPRVVMGEWSKIWADVKKPVSLKDKLMYVFGPPGWSHDGSTLTSAQMRQQMDAKSLQPVNIKEEQLL; this comes from the coding sequence ATGAGTGAGTACCTCGTCTATATCACCACCCCTCTGTATGCTGTCTTTATATTAGGCGAATTGCTTTACAGTCATTTTCATCACCTCAGACTTTATAGCGGAAAGGATTTTTTCACCAATCTTGGCTTGGGCATACTGGGTGCTTGTTTTGATTTTTTGATGATAGGCGTATGTTTTGGGGTGCTTAACTACATAGCCGCAAACTATGCACTCATACACATACAAAACCCCGTACTACGGTGGGTAGGTGTGTTTTTGATACAAGACTTTTGCTTTTACTGGCTACACCGTGTTGAGCATTATTGCCGTTTCTTTTGGGCAGTTCACGCCAACCACCACTCAAGCAACTTATTTAATCTTTCAGTAGCCTTGCGTTCATCGGTGTTGCAACCGCTGTACCGATATATGTTCTTTTTGCCTTGCGGCCTTTTGGGTTTTACGGGTCAAGAAGTAATGTTTATCTACGCCGTAAACCAAGCGTATGCCTTTTTTGTGCACACCAAACTGGTGGGTAAACTGGGCTGGTACGAACAGATATTTGTTACCCCTTCTCACCATCGTGTACACCACGGCAGCAACCCGCAATACCTTGATAAAAACATGGGACAAGTGCTGATTATATGGGATAAGATTTTTGGTACTTATGCTGAGGAAAATGAAGAAGTTGAGTTTGGCCTTACTACTAAGCTGGATACCTTCTTTTTGCCCCGTGTGGTAATGGGAGAATGGAGCAAAATATGGGCTGACGTGAAGAAACCCGTATCACTAAAAGATAAGCTTATGTACGTGTTTGGCCCGCCGGGATGGAGTCACGACGGTAGTACGCTTACCTCCGCACAAATGAGGCAACAAATGGATGCAAAATCTTTGCAGCCTGTAAACATCAAAGAAGAACAATTGTTATAA
- a CDS encoding acyl-CoA desaturase: MEKLKFSKDEGSLFYSALTQRINTYFEANGLSHRGGSLMAFKICLYFGLVALFYILTLASPSLAAFYIFYLLMGVFVLLTAFNVSHDAAHGVAVKNKKLNDFLFELSFNLQGNNAYIWKKYHNESHHLYTNIEGSDIDVLNNPLIRMTDTQPLKGYHKYQHLYAPFLYLLYSLNWFLFRETLMAIGYSSRTITIKIPRKEIIKLFTFKLVYLFFMIALPIWVVPFTWVHILWAFLLNHLIVSVIFTSVLGVSHLSDHVEHPQPDENGRLNMSWPKLQMITSADYNSSSVFLNWTLGGFNAHAIHHLLPNICHVHYLKIVPIFRETAKEFGVEYIEMPYYKALQSHFRFLKKMGNGTTNK; this comes from the coding sequence ATGGAAAAATTAAAATTCAGTAAAGACGAAGGTTCTTTATTTTACAGTGCTCTTACGCAACGGATAAATACTTATTTTGAAGCCAACGGTTTATCACACAGGGGTGGTTCATTAATGGCTTTCAAAATTTGTTTATATTTTGGATTAGTAGCACTGTTTTACATTCTAACCTTAGCATCCCCTTCGCTCGCAGCATTCTACATATTCTATTTATTAATGGGAGTATTTGTGCTGCTCACCGCATTTAATGTATCACACGACGCTGCACACGGGGTTGCCGTAAAAAATAAAAAACTAAACGATTTCTTATTTGAGCTTAGTTTTAACCTGCAAGGAAACAATGCTTATATCTGGAAAAAATACCACAATGAATCGCACCACCTATATACCAATATTGAAGGCAGCGACATAGATGTGCTCAATAATCCGCTTATAAGGATGACGGATACACAACCTTTAAAAGGGTATCATAAATACCAGCATTTATACGCTCCGTTCTTATATTTATTGTATTCGCTTAATTGGTTCTTATTCCGCGAAACCCTTATGGCTATTGGTTACAGTAGTCGCACAATTACCATCAAAATTCCCCGGAAAGAAATTATTAAGCTCTTCACCTTCAAACTTGTTTATTTATTTTTCATGATTGCCCTTCCGATATGGGTAGTGCCGTTTACATGGGTACATATTTTATGGGCGTTTTTGCTAAACCACCTTATCGTATCTGTAATCTTTACCTCGGTACTAGGTGTATCGCACCTGTCCGACCACGTTGAACACCCTCAACCCGATGAAAACGGACGTTTAAATATGAGTTGGCCTAAGTTGCAAATGATAACCAGTGCCGATTATAACTCATCAAGTGTTTTTCTTAATTGGACATTGGGAGGCTTTAATGCGCACGCCATACACCATCTATTGCCAAACATTTGCCATGTTCATTACCTTAAAATTGTTCCTATTTTCAGGGAAACAGCCAAGGAATTCGGTGTTGAATACATCGAAATGCCTTACTACAAAGCATTACAATCTCACTTCAGGTTTTTAAAGAAAATGGGAAATGGAACTACAAATAAATAA
- a CDS encoding sodium:proton antiporter, which produces MELTLVIIFVLGYLAIAFEHPLKINKTAPALLIGVLTWTAWVLFTGTSEENAHGIGHELSHHLGSISEILFFLLGAMTIVEIVDAHQGFKVITNRIKTKDSRKLLWIISIITFFLSAVLDNLTTSIVMVSLLRRLIHDKDQRKFFACMVIIAANAGGAWSPIGDVTTTMLWIDGQITSGNIIKTLFIPSLVCLIAPLIFLSFKMKGDIKRAEYDYEEAEHQEEVKGSVLMFFLGVGLLLFVPVFKTVTHLPPYVGMLFGLGVIWVVSELLHVNKTEEEKKPYTALHALTRIDTSSILFFLGILLAIASLEATHVLEHLAKWMDNSIGDPNIIVTSIGLLSSVVDNVPLVAASMGMYPLASGAVNPEAFQWALANPSAVTEGYFMFEGVKYYLTDAKMWEFMAYAAGTGGSCLIIGSAAGVAVMGMEKIDFIWYLKKITMLALIGYFAGIFCYLAIYPIFAVH; this is translated from the coding sequence ATGGAATTAACCCTCGTGATTATTTTTGTGCTCGGCTACTTAGCCATAGCTTTTGAGCACCCGTTAAAAATTAATAAAACAGCCCCTGCACTTCTAATCGGGGTTTTAACATGGACCGCTTGGGTTCTTTTCACCGGAACATCAGAAGAAAATGCTCACGGCATCGGACACGAACTAAGCCACCATTTAGGCTCTATCAGCGAGATTCTATTCTTTTTGCTAGGTGCCATGACCATTGTTGAGATTGTGGATGCCCACCAAGGTTTTAAGGTCATTACCAATCGTATTAAAACCAAAGATTCGCGCAAGCTGCTTTGGATTATATCCATCATCACCTTCTTTTTATCTGCCGTACTTGATAACCTAACTACCTCAATTGTAATGGTATCGTTATTGCGCAGGCTGATACACGATAAAGACCAACGTAAGTTTTTTGCCTGTATGGTAATTATTGCTGCCAACGCGGGTGGTGCGTGGTCGCCCATTGGTGACGTAACCACTACCATGTTGTGGATTGACGGACAAATTACTTCGGGTAATATTATTAAAACCCTTTTTATACCCAGCTTAGTTTGCCTTATTGCACCGCTTATCTTCCTTTCGTTTAAGATGAAAGGAGATATTAAACGTGCCGAGTACGATTACGAAGAGGCTGAACACCAAGAAGAAGTGAAAGGCAGCGTATTGATGTTCTTTTTAGGGGTTGGTTTGCTGTTGTTTGTTCCCGTATTTAAAACTGTTACGCATTTACCTCCCTACGTAGGTATGTTATTCGGCTTAGGGGTTATTTGGGTAGTATCAGAGTTATTACACGTTAATAAGACCGAGGAAGAAAAGAAACCTTACACTGCTTTGCACGCACTAACCCGTATTGATACTTCAAGCATCTTGTTTTTCTTGGGTATTTTGCTGGCTATTGCCTCATTAGAAGCCACCCACGTGTTAGAACACCTTGCCAAATGGATGGATAACAGCATTGGCGACCCCAATATTATCGTTACCTCTATTGGTTTGCTTTCATCGGTGGTAGATAACGTACCATTGGTAGCCGCATCAATGGGTATGTATCCGCTTGCCTCCGGTGCTGTTAACCCCGAAGCCTTCCAATGGGCGTTGGCAAACCCAAGTGCTGTAACTGAAGGCTACTTTATGTTTGAAGGTGTTAAATACTACCTTACCGATGCCAAGATGTGGGAATTTATGGCCTATGCAGCCGGTACAGGCGGTAGCTGCCTTATTATAGGTTCAGCCGCAGGTGTGGCCGTTATGGGTATGGAAAAAATCGACTTTATTTGGTATCTTAAAAAGATAACCATGCTGGCGCTTATAGGCTACTTTGCAGGCATTTTCTGCTACCTTGCCATCTACCCGATTTTTGCCGTACACTAA
- a CDS encoding Omp28-related outer membrane protein, with the protein MIPLLQVPLLRLVPKCCCRQTPKASALLPWHLHNKPNIVRLYLRNNPSGFFVVIISEVFIHKGNMVKKGAILLCAVTALLYSCKKDNPPAAAQKPEGFSQKVLVEKFTTTSCGNCGRADLDIEAFKKQYNGKVISVHYHLPTGQFGGDSMATLEGQNIAAMFGLLGTPFAAINRNHLPGDTTKLLFAGGNWGTPIAGNVALQPACGISVDASTINNSMMDVKVGVKFSQTIIEPLSLTVLLLEDSVTGDEGYWQANYYNTDATVPQLFGRGHPIKNYVHNDVYRAAISPFWGQAIPAGNTLANTQYSATFSIDISAYRKPHLKVVAFIHGQGDAMRLHKYKVLNAQEVHAGNAQPF; encoded by the coding sequence ATGATACCCTTACTACAGGTGCCACTCTTGAGGCTTGTGCCCAAATGCTGTTGCAGGCAAACCCCAAAAGCATCAGCATTGCTACCATGGCATTTACACAATAAACCAAACATAGTTCGTTTATACCTGCGCAACAACCCGTCGGGTTTTTTTGTCGTCATTATATCAGAGGTATTTATTCATAAAGGAAATATGGTTAAAAAAGGGGCTATACTGTTATGCGCTGTTACAGCATTGCTTTATTCGTGCAAAAAAGACAATCCTCCCGCGGCTGCACAAAAGCCCGAAGGGTTTAGCCAAAAGGTGCTGGTTGAAAAATTTACCACCACCAGTTGCGGTAATTGCGGGCGTGCCGATTTGGACATTGAAGCATTTAAGAAGCAATACAATGGCAAAGTTATATCGGTGCATTACCACCTGCCCACAGGACAGTTTGGCGGGGATAGCATGGCTACGCTGGAGGGGCAAAACATAGCCGCGATGTTTGGGTTACTGGGTACTCCTTTTGCAGCCATCAACAGAAACCATTTACCCGGTGATACTACAAAGTTGTTGTTTGCAGGCGGTAACTGGGGCACACCCATTGCGGGTAATGTGGCATTGCAACCCGCTTGTGGTATTAGTGTTGATGCTTCTACCATCAACAACTCGATGATGGATGTTAAAGTAGGGGTGAAGTTTAGCCAAACTATTATCGAGCCGTTATCGCTTACGGTGTTGCTGCTTGAAGACAGTGTAACAGGCGATGAAGGCTACTGGCAAGCCAACTATTACAACACCGATGCTACCGTGCCCCAACTGTTTGGTCGCGGTCATCCCATAAAAAACTATGTACATAACGATGTGTACCGTGCAGCGATTAGTCCGTTTTGGGGGCAAGCAATTCCGGCAGGCAATACACTTGCAAACACCCAATACTCCGCTACTTTCAGCATTGATATTTCAGCCTACCGCAAGCCACATTTAAAGGTAGTGGCATTTATTCACGGGCAAGGCGACGCAATGAGACTGCATAAATACAAAGTATTGAATGCACAAGAAGTGCATGCAGGCAACGCACAACCCTTTTAA
- a CDS encoding ComF family protein, giving the protein MPLFADFLALFYPQVCAGCNGELLQGEEFVCINCLLSLPYTGFSRQTPNPAEQAFWGRVEIEAGSSFLYFRKGNATQKIMHRIKYKGEKELAEYMGRLMGQELQASNRFNGIEVVIPVPMHAAKQRKRGFNQSEWFAKGLSSITEAPTLTDVLLKTTATESQTKKSRWQRWVNADEKYTLINPQHISGKKVLLVDDTLTTGATLEACAQMLLQANPKSISIATMAFTQ; this is encoded by the coding sequence ATGCCCTTGTTTGCAGATTTTTTGGCCTTGTTTTACCCCCAAGTATGCGCGGGTTGCAACGGCGAATTGCTGCAAGGCGAGGAGTTTGTTTGCATCAACTGTTTGCTATCGTTGCCCTATACGGGGTTTTCAAGGCAAACGCCTAATCCTGCCGAACAAGCCTTTTGGGGACGAGTGGAAATTGAAGCGGGCTCATCGTTTTTATATTTTCGAAAAGGCAATGCTACCCAAAAGATAATGCACCGCATAAAATATAAGGGCGAAAAGGAGCTTGCCGAATATATGGGGCGCTTGATGGGGCAAGAGCTACAAGCATCAAACAGGTTTAACGGGATTGAGGTGGTAATACCTGTGCCCATGCACGCAGCCAAACAACGCAAGCGGGGTTTTAACCAAAGCGAGTGGTTTGCCAAAGGACTTTCATCTATTACAGAAGCCCCAACCTTGACGGATGTATTGCTAAAGACCACGGCTACCGAAAGTCAAACCAAGAAGAGCCGTTGGCAACGTTGGGTAAATGCCGACGAAAAATACACCCTAATAAATCCGCAACACATCAGTGGTAAAAAAGTATTGCTGGTAGATGATACCCTTACTACAGGTGCCACTCTTGAGGCTTGTGCCCAAATGCTGTTGCAGGCAAACCCCAAAAGCATCAGCATTGCTACCATGGCATTTACACAATAA
- a CDS encoding AAA domain-containing protein, with translation MDIQSVKQRFEIIGNSPMLNIALETAVKVSPTDITVLINGESGVGKEAFSKIIHHLSNRKHGPFIAVNCGAIPEGTIDSELFGHEKGAFTGAHDTRKGYFETVNGGTIFLDEVGELPLETQARLLRVLESGEFIKVGSSKVQKTDVRVVAATNRDLQEGTQRGRFREDLYYRLSTVPIKVPPLRDRKEDIYLLFLKFADVFADKYRTEPLRLDAEGRQMLMSYRWPGNIRQMRNLIEQLSVLEAGNVIDGNTLMRYLPRESTVPMLSGSESGNNNFSERDIFYKVLFDLRKDVMDLKKVVLGLVENVGNGNDFVATNSELIKNVLEVDDINVHHHSSPSQPVLISNPAPALHNEVFIEATDASRDDESLSLEQKEKEMISKALTKYKGRRKKAANELGISERTLYRKIKQYDIE, from the coding sequence ATGGACATACAATCCGTAAAACAGCGGTTTGAAATCATAGGCAACTCGCCTATGCTTAATATCGCCTTAGAAACTGCCGTAAAAGTGTCTCCCACTGATATTACCGTGCTGATAAACGGTGAAAGCGGTGTGGGTAAAGAGGCTTTTTCGAAAATTATACACCACCTTAGCAACCGTAAACACGGGCCTTTTATTGCCGTAAACTGCGGTGCAATACCCGAAGGAACCATCGATAGTGAACTTTTCGGTCACGAAAAAGGAGCCTTTACAGGCGCGCACGATACCCGCAAGGGCTACTTTGAAACCGTAAACGGCGGCACTATATTTTTGGACGAGGTAGGAGAACTGCCTCTTGAAACCCAAGCCCGCTTGCTGCGCGTTTTAGAAAGCGGTGAGTTTATTAAAGTAGGCTCATCCAAAGTACAAAAAACCGACGTCCGTGTGGTGGCTGCAACCAACCGCGATTTGCAAGAAGGTACCCAACGCGGACGTTTCCGTGAAGATTTGTACTATCGTCTTTCTACGGTACCTATTAAGGTGCCCCCTTTGCGCGACCGCAAAGAAGATATTTACCTGTTGTTTTTAAAGTTTGCCGATGTATTTGCCGATAAATACCGCACCGAGCCCTTAAGGCTTGACGCAGAAGGTCGCCAAATGCTGATGAGTTACCGCTGGCCGGGCAATATCCGCCAAATGCGTAACCTTATAGAACAGCTTAGTGTGTTAGAAGCTGGTAATGTTATTGACGGAAACACGCTGATGCGCTACTTACCCCGCGAAAGCACAGTCCCTATGCTCTCGGGAAGTGAAAGCGGTAACAATAACTTTAGCGAACGCGATATTTTTTATAAAGTGCTGTTTGATTTGCGCAAGGACGTGATGGATTTGAAAAAAGTAGTGCTGGGTTTGGTTGAAAACGTGGGCAACGGCAATGATTTTGTGGCTACCAACAGCGAACTGATTAAAAACGTACTGGAGGTTGACGATATTAATGTACACCATCACAGCAGCCCTTCACAGCCTGTACTGATAAGCAACCCCGCCCCTGCATTGCACAACGAGGTGTTTATTGAAGCTACCGATGCAAGCCGCGATGATGAAAGCCTTTCATTGGAGCAGAAAGAGAAGGAAATGATTAGCAAAGCCCTTACAAAATATAAAGGTCGCCGTAAAAAAGCCGCCAACGAATTAGGCATTTCGGAACGAACATTGTACAGAAAGATAAAGCAATATGATATTGAGTAA
- a CDS encoding Crp/Fnr family transcriptional regulator, which translates to MLHSLMLISPLSAEAQAALSEIIEEKPYKRNTHLLKIGGVSHYMYFVNEGVARVYYEVNGLDVTDYFAIDGQFIGGVDSLFSGRPSKKGIQLLEDSTVLRVNYRQFEELCTRHHDIERVGRKMAIFAFLEGQQRIESIRFHEAKERYEVLNQKYPGLINRCPLKYIASYLGITQVSLSRIRASAAQ; encoded by the coding sequence ATGCTACATTCTCTTATGCTAATAAGCCCGCTTTCGGCTGAAGCGCAAGCGGCACTTTCAGAGATAATTGAAGAGAAACCCTACAAACGCAACACCCATTTGCTAAAAATCGGCGGGGTTTCGCACTACATGTATTTTGTGAATGAAGGAGTAGCGAGGGTGTATTATGAGGTGAACGGGTTGGATGTAACGGACTATTTTGCCATCGACGGGCAATTTATAGGTGGGGTGGATAGCCTTTTTAGCGGGCGACCATCTAAAAAGGGGATACAACTGTTGGAAGATTCAACAGTGTTGCGGGTTAATTACCGGCAATTTGAGGAGTTGTGTACCCGTCATCACGATATTGAAAGGGTAGGAAGGAAGATGGCTATTTTTGCTTTTTTAGAGGGGCAGCAACGGATAGAAAGTATAAGATTTCATGAAGCAAAAGAAAGGTATGAGGTACTAAACCAAAAATATCCCGGTTTGATAAACCGCTGTCCGCTAAAATACATTGCTTCGTATCTGGGTATCACCCAAGTGAGCCTTAGCCGTATAAGGGCCTCGGCCGCTCAATAG